In Haloterrigena turkmenica DSM 5511, a single genomic region encodes these proteins:
- a CDS encoding DUF5815 family protein yields MAEPRVPGSGGDRHLELPCGNSIDPHEIDLGMREYACPCGASHAVVTDVHPPSRFFPESLVAVLRETIEPADEFEEFGTPHLLGVVMEEFPEKVRTYDASDDGAVGYAMLWMTDFDARRLHEIVVELVVELMEHAVSHADDDTAISEFETQMLEFDVAEFVDQYRRQREFESEHDRAL; encoded by the coding sequence ATGGCAGAGCCCCGCGTTCCGGGATCCGGCGGCGACCGGCACCTCGAGCTTCCCTGCGGCAACTCGATCGACCCCCACGAGATCGATCTGGGGATGCGCGAGTACGCCTGTCCCTGCGGTGCGTCCCACGCCGTCGTCACGGACGTCCACCCGCCCTCGCGCTTTTTCCCCGAATCGCTCGTCGCCGTCCTGCGGGAGACGATCGAACCCGCCGACGAGTTCGAGGAGTTCGGCACGCCCCACCTGCTGGGGGTCGTCATGGAGGAGTTCCCCGAGAAGGTCCGCACCTACGACGCCAGCGACGACGGCGCCGTCGGCTACGCAATGTTGTGGATGACCGACTTCGACGCCCGACGGCTCCACGAGATCGTCGTCGAACTGGTGGTCGAACTGATGGAACACGCGGTGAGCCACGCCGACGACGACACCGCCATCTCCGAGTTCGAGACCCAGATGCTCGAGTTCGATGTTGCGGAGTTCGTCGACCAGTACCGACGCCAGCGCGAGTTCGAGAGCGAACACGACCGCGCGCTGTGA
- a CDS encoding class I SAM-dependent methyltransferase, protein MDVPRTVTTALEDRPIEGAVCLEAGAGVGNTTAGLLANGAARVYAVTDDRTHAETTLERVRSPTDDDGNDDPRRARNRLAVLEADLRAIPLPDDAVEVITAHGLFNVVPPADLDAIVGELTRVAAPGCHLVVDDYEPLPDDAAVRDLFALENAAARLADGEPMLTFYPAAALGRLFAGYGWTVDRRRTLLDPVPWTESHLEAHAAVVRSRVDALPADSELGAALLERADALVDGIGSESAGEMYSLALRRPE, encoded by the coding sequence ATGGACGTTCCACGCACCGTCACGACCGCCCTCGAGGACCGCCCGATCGAGGGGGCGGTCTGTCTCGAAGCCGGGGCCGGCGTCGGCAATACGACGGCGGGGCTGCTCGCGAACGGCGCGGCGCGGGTCTACGCCGTGACCGACGATCGAACGCACGCGGAGACCACGCTCGAGCGCGTCCGATCGCCCACCGATGACGATGGCAACGACGACCCGAGACGAGCACGCAATCGACTCGCCGTCCTCGAGGCCGACCTCCGCGCGATCCCGCTGCCCGACGACGCAGTCGAGGTCATCACCGCACACGGGCTGTTCAACGTGGTCCCGCCCGCCGATCTCGACGCGATCGTCGGCGAGTTGACCCGCGTCGCCGCGCCGGGCTGTCACCTCGTCGTCGACGACTACGAGCCGTTGCCAGACGACGCCGCCGTTCGCGACCTCTTCGCCCTCGAGAACGCGGCCGCACGGCTTGCCGACGGCGAGCCGATGCTGACCTTCTACCCGGCCGCAGCGCTCGGCCGACTGTTCGCCGGCTACGGGTGGACGGTCGATCGGCGCCGAACGCTGTTGGACCCGGTCCCATGGACTGAGAGCCACCTCGAGGCCCACGCCGCGGTAGTCCGCTCGAGGGTCGACGCGCTCCCCGCGGACTCGGAACTGGGGGCCGCGTTGCTCGAGCGGGCCGACGCCCTCGTCGACGGGATCGGTTCGGAGTCGGCCGGCGAGATGTACAGCCTCGCCCTGCGCCGGCCCGAGTGA
- a CDS encoding DUF7124 domain-containing protein, whose protein sequence is MNGDSDMTLAFELEALKELASPESVFEDARGWTEYIGVVSEKPTYVVTNFTRKNRIRQDFFSGPRGKAESLEGVKDQFDTDRYVFIGSTEADEQLADEVDWEYLDVEDAAEAADWIIAANTETGDDDAEPVRDDWP, encoded by the coding sequence ATGAACGGCGATAGCGACATGACCCTGGCGTTCGAACTCGAGGCGCTGAAAGAACTCGCCTCGCCCGAGAGCGTCTTCGAAGACGCCAGAGGCTGGACCGAGTACATCGGCGTTGTCTCCGAGAAACCCACGTACGTCGTGACGAACTTCACTCGGAAGAACCGCATCCGGCAGGACTTCTTCTCCGGACCGCGGGGCAAAGCCGAGAGCCTCGAGGGCGTCAAAGACCAGTTCGACACCGACCGGTACGTCTTCATCGGCTCGACCGAGGCGGACGAACAGCTCGCCGACGAGGTCGACTGGGAGTATCTCGACGTCGAGGACGCTGCCGAGGCGGCCGACTGGATCATCGCCGCGAACACCGAGACCGGCGACGACGACGCCGAACCGGTCCGCGACGACTGGCCCTGA
- a CDS encoding aldo/keto reductase, which translates to METRNLGPTGHESTVATFGAIALNWLEQEGANQMVELVLDRGVNHFDVAPTYGDAELKLGPKLRQHREEIYLGCKTQERDYDGARRKLERSLDRLGVDHIDLYQVHGLEYEEELEEITGDDGALAAFRDAKEEGLIGDIGLTSHGNPQLILDAMDRIDDLATVMFPLNPVVAAKGDDDHDYEAVLERAEEAGIGTLGIKAFAKGSWPSTEELPEADRPYSNWYEPVDTPDEIRERFDFAASQGLSTVVTPGDPKLVAMVLDAATRYDGMAESEQRSLIADARHDDSPVPEQLHH; encoded by the coding sequence ATGGAAACGCGTAACTTGGGCCCGACCGGCCACGAAAGCACCGTTGCGACCTTCGGTGCGATCGCACTCAACTGGCTCGAGCAGGAGGGCGCGAACCAGATGGTCGAACTCGTCCTCGACCGCGGCGTCAATCACTTCGACGTCGCGCCGACCTACGGCGACGCCGAACTCAAGCTCGGCCCAAAACTCCGCCAGCACCGCGAGGAGATCTATCTCGGCTGCAAGACCCAGGAGCGAGACTACGACGGCGCGCGCCGGAAACTCGAGCGCTCGCTCGACCGACTCGGCGTCGATCACATCGACCTCTATCAGGTCCACGGCCTCGAGTACGAGGAGGAACTCGAGGAGATCACGGGCGATGACGGCGCCCTCGCGGCGTTTCGCGACGCCAAAGAAGAGGGGCTGATCGGCGACATCGGCCTCACGAGCCACGGGAACCCGCAGCTCATTCTCGACGCGATGGATCGGATCGACGACCTCGCGACGGTGATGTTCCCACTGAACCCGGTCGTCGCCGCGAAGGGCGACGACGACCACGATTACGAGGCCGTCCTCGAGCGCGCCGAAGAGGCGGGGATCGGCACGCTCGGGATCAAGGCCTTCGCGAAGGGATCGTGGCCCTCGACCGAGGAGTTACCCGAAGCGGATCGGCCGTACTCCAACTGGTACGAGCCGGTGGATACGCCCGACGAGATCCGCGAGCGGTTCGACTTCGCCGCGTCGCAGGGCCTCTCGACCGTCGTCACGCCCGGCGATCCGAAGCTCGTCGCGATGGTGCTCGACGCCGCCACCCGGTACGACGGGATGGCCGAGAGCGAACAGCGCTCGCTCATCGCGGACGCGCGCCACGACGACAGCCCGGTCCCCGAACAGCTCCACCACTGA
- a CDS encoding DUF4188 domain-containing protein, whose protein sequence is MTTRDRWDGDSGTKNAAEPIEQRVTAERDGGIVVFHIGMRINALWKIQLWLPILLFGPRMVRELRADPDSGLLGSRTVVGPGIRHIGFVQYWESFDALKEYAHDGDRSHVDGWRSYLKRRENGAVGIWHETYRVAAGEYETVYDNVPPHGLAASEGTEIVPATGRRESAAGRIGNASDADESSGEDGTD, encoded by the coding sequence ATGACAACACGCGACCGTTGGGACGGCGATTCGGGGACGAAGAACGCAGCGGAACCGATCGAACAACGAGTCACCGCGGAGCGCGACGGAGGAATCGTTGTCTTTCATATCGGCATGCGAATCAACGCCCTCTGGAAGATCCAGCTGTGGCTTCCGATACTCCTCTTCGGTCCGCGGATGGTCCGCGAACTCCGTGCCGACCCGGACTCCGGACTGCTCGGGAGTCGAACGGTGGTCGGACCGGGGATCCGACACATCGGGTTCGTCCAGTACTGGGAGTCGTTCGACGCGCTGAAGGAGTACGCTCACGACGGCGACCGCTCGCACGTCGACGGTTGGCGGTCCTACCTGAAGCGCAGGGAGAACGGCGCCGTCGGGATCTGGCACGAGACGTATCGCGTGGCCGCCGGCGAGTACGAGACGGTGTACGACAACGTGCCGCCCCACGGACTCGCCGCGAGCGAGGGAACGGAAATCGTCCCCGCGACCGGTCGGCGAGAGTCGGCAGCTGGTCGGATCGGAAACGCGAGCGATGCGGATGAGAGCAGCGGCGAGGACGGGACGGACTAA
- a CDS encoding hybrid sensor histidine kinase/response regulator, protein MPSRAVLYVDPDETARRRLSRDLAAGAADPAIDVEGVATAAALRDALADESSAYACVVTEYRLDGLDADMDALTLYDSLRADGLATVPFVLYTADGSETLASEAITAGFSGYVPKGRTDSVERLREQLRAVTGLDANRTIRARTDQRAGPRGPSQECEHEQDLERYRTLVETVGDSMYVLDESDRIEMANEAMADAFETTREQLRGRPIDDFVAAEDAGCIRSTLEEVRAIDGRAWKTVDLTVEVTDGTTCDAEVNVAPLVDADGTLTGSVGVIRDVSERAKREWRIRRLHDGTRRLMAATETDEIARIVTEIAADALDLDLNAVYLYEPNVLTRSASRASGESTDGDARSDATDEERGGLVPVAMSDRMLELFDGITSHIEPGGGIAWDAYEAGEEIVHGDVRQTSNVRNPETPIRSEAHVPLGDHGIFIASSLEPNDFDPEALTLARILAANAEAALDRAERESELAEHGRELERQNERLEAFASTVSHDLRNPLALATGHLDLLTDRINGDGETDRHVEEIEWALARMDALIENVLTLARSGRRLTETEPVDLAAVVERAERTTEGDLEVVWDGALPTVDGDEERLCVLFENVFRNAVEHGSTSPDSHALRAATEQRSETVTVTIEPTIEGFAIADDGSGIPPGDRDRVLEWGYSTDAEGTGFGLAIVTEVVEAHGWSVVVEESDAGGLRLAVSIPP, encoded by the coding sequence ATGCCGTCGAGAGCCGTGCTGTACGTCGATCCCGACGAGACGGCTCGACGGCGTCTGTCACGCGACCTCGCGGCCGGCGCGGCCGACCCCGCGATCGACGTCGAGGGGGTAGCGACGGCGGCTGCCCTTCGCGACGCGCTCGCCGACGAGTCGAGCGCCTACGCCTGCGTCGTCACCGAATACCGCCTCGACGGCCTGGACGCTGACATGGACGCGCTCACGCTGTACGACTCCCTGCGAGCCGACGGACTCGCGACCGTCCCGTTCGTCCTCTACACCGCCGACGGGAGCGAGACGCTCGCCAGCGAGGCGATCACCGCCGGATTCTCCGGATACGTTCCGAAGGGGCGGACGGATTCGGTCGAGCGACTCCGCGAGCAGTTGCGAGCCGTGACCGGACTGGATGCGAACCGAACGATCCGCGCTCGGACGGACCAGCGGGCGGGGCCGCGGGGCCCGAGCCAGGAGTGCGAGCACGAGCAGGACCTCGAGCGATACCGAACGCTCGTGGAAACGGTCGGGGACTCGATGTACGTACTCGACGAGTCCGACCGCATCGAGATGGCCAACGAAGCCATGGCCGACGCGTTCGAGACGACGCGCGAGCAACTCCGCGGCCGGCCGATTGACGACTTCGTCGCCGCCGAAGACGCCGGTTGCATTCGGTCGACGCTCGAGGAGGTACGGGCGATCGACGGTCGGGCGTGGAAGACCGTCGACCTGACCGTCGAAGTGACCGACGGAACGACCTGCGACGCCGAGGTCAACGTCGCGCCGCTGGTCGACGCCGACGGGACGCTGACGGGGAGCGTGGGCGTGATCCGTGACGTCTCGGAGCGGGCGAAACGCGAGTGGCGGATCCGACGGCTCCACGACGGGACGCGGCGGCTGATGGCGGCGACCGAGACCGACGAAATCGCCCGCATCGTGACCGAGATCGCCGCCGACGCGCTCGATCTCGATCTCAACGCCGTCTACCTCTACGAGCCGAACGTGCTGACGCGATCGGCGTCCCGCGCCTCCGGCGAGTCGACCGACGGGGACGCCCGATCGGACGCGACCGACGAGGAGCGAGGCGGACTCGTTCCCGTCGCGATGAGCGACCGCATGCTCGAACTGTTCGACGGGATCACATCGCACATCGAACCCGGCGGCGGAATCGCCTGGGACGCCTACGAGGCCGGCGAGGAGATCGTCCACGGCGACGTCCGGCAGACGTCGAACGTTCGCAACCCCGAGACGCCGATTCGCAGCGAGGCCCACGTTCCGCTCGGCGATCACGGGATCTTCATCGCGAGTTCGCTCGAGCCGAACGACTTCGATCCGGAGGCGCTGACGCTGGCGCGGATCCTCGCGGCCAACGCTGAGGCCGCCCTCGACCGCGCCGAGCGCGAGAGCGAACTCGCCGAGCACGGCCGCGAACTCGAGCGCCAGAACGAACGGCTCGAGGCCTTCGCCAGTACGGTCTCGCACGACCTCCGGAACCCGCTGGCGCTCGCGACGGGCCACCTCGATCTCCTCACGGACCGGATCAACGGCGACGGCGAGACCGACCGCCACGTCGAAGAGATCGAGTGGGCCCTCGCGCGGATGGACGCACTCATCGAGAACGTCCTGACCCTGGCCCGGAGCGGCCGGCGGTTGACCGAGACCGAGCCGGTCGACCTCGCCGCCGTCGTCGAGCGCGCCGAGCGGACGACCGAGGGAGACCTCGAGGTAGTCTGGGACGGGGCACTGCCGACGGTCGACGGCGACGAGGAGCGGCTGTGCGTCCTCTTCGAGAACGTGTTCCGTAACGCCGTGGAGCACGGCTCCACGAGCCCTGACTCGCACGCTCTTCGGGCTGCGACGGAACAGAGATCCGAGACCGTGACGGTCACGATCGAGCCGACCATCGAGGGGTTCGCGATCGCAGACGACGGCTCCGGCATCCCTCCCGGCGACCGCGACCGCGTCCTCGAATGGGGCTACAGTACGGACGCCGAGGGGACCGGCTTCGGGCTGGCGATCGTCACGGAGGTCGTCGAGGCCCACGGCTGGTCGGTTGTGGTCGAGGAAAGCGACGCGGGCGGGTTGCGGTTGGCCGTCTCCATCCCGCCGTGA
- a CDS encoding metal-dependent hydrolase — protein sequence MMALTHGFMALAAAVFLLPVVGEYAGPAVLAAAFLGGLAPDADLVARHRKTLHFPVWFSVATLALSGLFLLTGLSALLILTVAVGAAALHSLSDVLGGSAEREPWNPVTENGVYNHVLGRWHRPRRYVRYSGAPEDFVVCLAFAAVAIGSGLTAPAVDRALIALVAFAGVYALCRKRLATIGAVAGSLVPTRLRAVLPAVSVEETETDGTTVDIRFGR from the coding sequence ATGATGGCGCTCACCCACGGGTTCATGGCTCTCGCGGCCGCCGTGTTCCTCCTGCCGGTCGTCGGCGAGTACGCCGGGCCGGCCGTCCTCGCGGCCGCGTTCCTCGGCGGCCTCGCGCCCGACGCCGATCTGGTGGCGCGCCACCGGAAGACGCTGCACTTTCCGGTCTGGTTCTCGGTCGCGACGCTCGCGCTCTCGGGACTCTTCCTCCTGACGGGATTGAGCGCGTTGCTGATCCTGACGGTCGCCGTCGGAGCCGCCGCCCTCCACTCGCTCTCGGACGTCCTCGGCGGCAGCGCCGAGCGCGAGCCGTGGAATCCCGTGACCGAAAACGGCGTCTACAACCACGTCCTCGGGCGCTGGCACCGGCCTCGTCGGTACGTCCGCTACTCGGGCGCGCCGGAGGACTTCGTCGTCTGCCTCGCCTTCGCGGCCGTCGCGATCGGCTCCGGACTGACCGCGCCGGCCGTCGACCGCGCGCTGATCGCTCTCGTGGCGTTTGCCGGCGTCTACGCGCTCTGTCGGAAACGACTCGCGACGATCGGCGCGGTCGCCGGTAGTCTCGTCCCGACGAGACTGCGCGCGGTTCTCCCCGCGGTGTCCGTCGAGGAGACGGAAACCGATGGGACGACGGTCGACATCCGGTTCGGACGCTGA
- the carB gene encoding carbamoyl-phosphate synthase large subunit: protein MSTDQPSEGETGDGRTILLIGSGPIQIGQAAEFDYSGAQACRALQEEGARVVLVNSNPATIMTDPEMADRVYIEPITTEAIAEIIRKEQPDGVIAGLGGQTGLNVTAELAEEGVLEEYDVDIMGTPLDTIYATEDRDLFRQRMEKIGQPVPKSTTISLEEGEQVSELTEEDLRERVEAAVEEVGGLPVIARTTYTLGGSGSGVVHEFDELLARVRKGLRLSRNSEVLITESIAGWVEYEYEVMRDADDSCIIICNMENIDPMGIHTGESTVVTPSQIVPDEGHQEMRTAALDVIRELGIQGGCNIQFAWHDDGTPGGEYRVVEVNPRVSRSSALASKATGYPIARVTAKVALGKRLHEIENEITGETTAAFEPAIDYVVTKVPRWPKDKFDDVDFELTTAMKSTGEAMAIGRTFEESLLKALRSSEYEPDVDWAEVSDEELEEQYLERPSPDRPYAMFEAYERGYTVDEVVELTGIFEWYAERFKRIADSSLAAQEGDFTEAAIAGHTNASIAATAGADVDTVEQEVPGRTYKQVDTCAGEFEAETPYYYSARKNEYEKGPLLGDAASGELEVDRDLESVIVVGGGPIRIGQGVEFDYCSVHAVQALRDMGIEAHVVNNNPETVSTDYDTSDGLFFEPITAEEVADVAEATGADGVMVQFGGQTSVNIGEPLEDELERRGLDCTVMGTSVEAMDLAEDRDRFNALMDDLGIAQPEGGAAHSKEEAMQLAHEIGYPVLVRPSYVLGGRAMDVVYDDAELETYIEEAVRVSPDKPILVDDFLEDAVELDVDAVADGEDVLIGGVMEHVEAAGVHSGDSACMIPPRSLDDETLERVREVTEDIATALDTVGLLNVQLAVRDGEVYVLEANPRSSRTVPFISKATGVPIAKIAAKVMAGETLADLAIEEQIPEQTSIKEVVLPFDRLPGSDPRLGPEMKSTGEVMGSADTFGKAYDKAQDATNKPIPESGTAIIDLSADKFPDPETEEGEALVDGFTEYFDLCEEVDLAQAVREGKVDLIVSRDRDLLEVAVEEEITYFSTPASASAALEALEAKDEPIDVQAITDRPKRTAEWGRSD, encoded by the coding sequence ATGAGTACGGACCAGCCAAGCGAGGGCGAGACAGGGGACGGACGCACGATTCTGCTGATCGGGAGCGGCCCGATCCAGATCGGACAGGCAGCCGAGTTCGACTACTCCGGCGCACAGGCCTGCCGGGCGCTACAGGAGGAGGGCGCCCGCGTCGTCCTCGTCAACTCCAACCCCGCGACGATCATGACGGACCCGGAGATGGCCGACCGCGTTTACATCGAGCCGATCACGACCGAGGCCATCGCCGAGATCATCCGCAAGGAGCAACCCGACGGCGTCATCGCCGGGCTGGGTGGCCAGACCGGTCTGAACGTCACGGCCGAACTGGCCGAAGAGGGCGTTCTCGAGGAGTACGATGTCGATATCATGGGGACCCCCCTCGATACGATCTACGCCACGGAGGACCGCGACCTCTTCCGCCAGCGCATGGAGAAGATCGGCCAGCCGGTTCCGAAGTCGACGACCATCTCGCTCGAGGAGGGCGAGCAGGTCTCGGAACTGACCGAGGAGGACCTCAGAGAGCGCGTCGAGGCCGCCGTCGAGGAGGTCGGCGGGCTGCCGGTCATCGCCCGCACCACGTACACGCTGGGCGGCTCCGGCTCGGGCGTCGTCCACGAGTTCGACGAACTGCTGGCCCGCGTCCGCAAGGGCCTGCGCCTCTCGCGTAACAGCGAGGTGCTGATCACCGAGTCCATCGCGGGCTGGGTCGAGTACGAGTACGAGGTCATGCGCGACGCCGACGACTCCTGTATCATCATCTGCAACATGGAGAACATCGACCCCATGGGAATCCACACCGGGGAGTCGACGGTCGTCACGCCCTCCCAGATCGTCCCCGACGAGGGCCACCAGGAGATGCGCACCGCCGCGCTCGACGTCATCCGCGAACTCGGCATTCAGGGCGGCTGTAACATTCAGTTCGCCTGGCACGACGACGGCACGCCAGGCGGCGAGTACCGCGTCGTCGAGGTCAACCCGCGCGTCTCCCGCTCCTCCGCGCTGGCCTCCAAGGCGACCGGCTACCCGATCGCCCGCGTGACCGCGAAGGTCGCACTCGGCAAGCGCCTCCACGAGATCGAGAACGAAATTACCGGCGAGACCACCGCCGCCTTCGAGCCCGCGATCGACTACGTGGTTACGAAGGTGCCGCGCTGGCCCAAAGACAAGTTCGACGACGTCGACTTCGAGCTGACGACGGCGATGAAGTCGACCGGCGAGGCGATGGCCATCGGCCGAACCTTCGAGGAGAGCCTCCTCAAGGCGCTTCGCTCGAGCGAGTACGAACCCGACGTCGACTGGGCCGAGGTCAGCGACGAGGAACTCGAGGAGCAGTATCTGGAGCGTCCCTCCCCTGACCGCCCGTACGCGATGTTCGAAGCCTACGAGCGCGGTTACACGGTCGACGAGGTCGTTGAACTGACGGGCATCTTCGAGTGGTACGCCGAGCGCTTCAAGCGCATCGCCGACTCGTCGCTCGCCGCCCAGGAGGGCGACTTCACCGAGGCCGCGATCGCCGGCCACACCAACGCGTCGATCGCCGCGACGGCCGGCGCCGACGTCGACACCGTCGAACAGGAGGTGCCGGGTCGCACCTACAAGCAGGTCGACACCTGCGCCGGCGAGTTCGAGGCCGAGACGCCCTACTACTACTCCGCCCGCAAGAACGAGTACGAGAAAGGGCCGCTGCTGGGCGACGCCGCGTCGGGCGAGCTCGAGGTCGACCGCGACTTAGAGAGCGTGATCGTCGTCGGCGGCGGACCGATCCGCATCGGACAGGGCGTCGAGTTCGACTACTGTTCGGTCCACGCGGTCCAGGCGCTTCGCGACATGGGCATCGAGGCCCACGTCGTCAACAACAACCCCGAGACCGTCTCGACCGACTACGACACCTCCGACGGCCTCTTCTTCGAGCCGATCACGGCCGAAGAGGTCGCCGACGTCGCCGAGGCGACCGGCGCCGACGGCGTGATGGTCCAGTTCGGCGGCCAGACCTCCGTCAACATCGGCGAACCGCTCGAGGACGAACTCGAGCGCCGCGGGCTCGACTGTACGGTCATGGGCACCTCCGTCGAGGCGATGGACTTAGCCGAGGACCGCGACCGCTTCAACGCCCTGATGGACGATCTGGGCATCGCCCAGCCGGAAGGCGGCGCCGCCCACAGCAAGGAAGAGGCCATGCAGCTGGCCCACGAGATCGGCTACCCGGTCCTCGTGCGCCCCTCCTACGTGCTCGGCGGCCGCGCGATGGACGTCGTCTACGACGACGCCGAACTCGAGACCTACATCGAGGAGGCCGTCCGCGTCTCCCCGGACAAGCCGATTCTGGTTGACGACTTCCTCGAGGACGCGGTCGAACTCGACGTCGACGCCGTGGCCGACGGCGAGGACGTTCTGATCGGCGGCGTGATGGAACACGTCGAGGCCGCGGGGGTCCACTCCGGCGACTCGGCCTGTATGATCCCGCCGCGCTCGCTGGACGACGAGACGCTCGAGCGCGTTCGCGAGGTCACCGAGGACATCGCGACGGCGCTGGACACCGTCGGGCTGCTCAACGTCCAGCTCGCGGTCCGCGACGGCGAGGTCTACGTCCTCGAGGCGAACCCGCGCTCCTCGCGTACCGTCCCCTTCATCTCGAAGGCCACGGGCGTCCCGATCGCCAAGATCGCCGCGAAGGTCATGGCCGGCGAGACGCTGGCGGACCTCGCGATCGAGGAACAGATCCCCGAGCAGACCTCGATCAAGGAGGTCGTCCTGCCGTTCGACCGCCTGCCGGGCTCGGACCCGCGTCTCGGCCCGGAGATGAAGTCCACCGGCGAAGTCATGGGCAGCGCCGACACCTTCGGCAAGGCCTACGACAAGGCCCAGGACGCGACGAACAAGCCGATTCCCGAGTCGGGTACCGCGATCATCGACCTCTCGGCCGACAAGTTCCCGGACCCGGAGACCGAGGAGGGCGAGGCACTGGTCGACGGCTTCACCGAGTACTTCGACCTCTGCGAGGAAGTCGACCTCGCACAGGCCGTCCGCGAGGGCAAGGTCGACCTCATCGTCTCCCGCGACCGCGACCTGCTCGAGGTCGCCGTCGAGGAGGAAATCACCTACTTCTCGACGCCCGCCAGCGCGTCCGCTGCGCTCGAGGCGCTCGAGGCGAAGGACGAACCGATCGACGTGCAGGCGATCACCGACCGTCCGAAGCGCACCGCCGAGTGGGGCCGCTCGGACTGA
- a CDS encoding helix-turn-helix domain-containing protein: MIRARFRIQLPDGIWVQTLSQRFSDATFALLSGYRSDETAVELGEVTTDAPDAVVDALRTHPSILAFERLESTERRVLGKYETTDTALYDFVEEPSLPIEFPVTVRNGRFEFDLTGTREELENLRATLEASGLAYELQSLVRTTETESLLTDRQRELLEIAIREGYFEVPRDCTLATVAEAAGIDKATASTILRRGEAKLVKSALAGPGRADRREP, translated from the coding sequence ATGATTCGCGCCCGATTTCGCATCCAACTGCCCGATGGCATCTGGGTGCAAACGCTCTCGCAGCGGTTTTCCGATGCGACCTTCGCGCTCCTCTCGGGTTACCGGTCTGACGAGACCGCAGTCGAACTCGGCGAGGTCACGACGGACGCCCCCGACGCGGTCGTCGACGCGCTACGGACCCACCCCTCGATCCTCGCGTTCGAACGGTTGGAATCGACCGAGCGGCGCGTCCTCGGGAAGTACGAGACGACCGACACGGCGCTCTACGACTTCGTCGAGGAGCCGTCGCTGCCGATCGAGTTTCCGGTCACGGTCCGGAACGGCCGGTTCGAATTCGATCTGACCGGGACCCGCGAGGAACTCGAGAACCTCCGGGCGACGCTCGAGGCGTCCGGACTGGCGTACGAACTCCAGTCGCTGGTGAGAACCACGGAGACGGAGTCGCTGCTCACCGATCGACAGCGCGAACTCCTCGAGATCGCGATACGAGAGGGCTACTTCGAAGTGCCGCGGGACTGCACGCTCGCGACGGTCGCCGAAGCAGCCGGCATCGACAAAGCGACGGCCAGTACGATCCTCCGTCGAGGCGAAGCGAAACTGGTGAAATCGGCCCTCGCCGGCCCGGGACGGGCCGACCGACGCGAGCCGTGA